The Saccharolobus shibatae B12 genomic interval TCGATAAATCAGATCTGTAATCCCAAACCATATAAAGGATCTTCTTTTCTCTTTATTCTTATTATTTCTTTTATTACTTCCCTCATATCATCTGTAATAGAACTTGGATACTTACTGACCAATATCTCAAGATCTTCTTTAGGTACGTCTGTGTATAAAATGTCTCCCTCATTTACATGTCTTCCTATCATTACATTGCCTTTAATTGATATTGCAACTTCCATTCCTTTAGTAGCCCTTTCGAGACTCTTCTTATTATCTTGAATTTGTAGTACCTCACCAACTCTCCTTCCATCTTCCTTAATTAAAGGATACTTGGGTCTTATGACACCTCCTATCACTTCAATACCTACTACTACTGGATCACTACGTCTAAATACATAACCCGGTAAGATCTTTATTTTACCTGGTAATATCAAAGTGTCAAATGTACGCCTTTTCTCTGCTTCTCTTATTTCATTTATATGCTTCTTGATATCTTCAATTAATTGATAAATTATTTCATTATATAATATTTTTACTCCACTAGTATCAATTCCTTGTAATAATTTTACTCTAAAAGCAGCGATAATTCCATATTCCTTTGATCTTTGAGCTACTATACTCGCTTCTATAACGTCTCTCTTCGAAATTGGTCCTATATCTGCTAGCCTTATTGGTATCCCTTCGCGCTGCAAAGCGCTAATTAAGGCCTCTAATGTTCCTAAACTATCCGCCTTGAGTACTATTCCATCAATATCACTGTAGAGTCTAACTTCCTTAATTTCCTCTTCTATCTGCTGTTTATATTGCTCAACTTTAGACTCGTCTTCTATCACATAAAGTGGTGATCCAGCTAAGGCTTCCTCTAAATTAGGCGCAGATATCTTCACTCCAGCTGCTGCATATACTTCATCTATCGGCGTTAAATCATATTTGCTTAATTTCATATCTTGTAATGGTCTAGGTACAAATATTCCCCTAACTTTAGTTATAATAATGCCGTTAATACCTCCTAATATTATAGTATCATTTTTCTTAAGAACTCCATCGTAAATTATAACATCTATGGTATGTCCTAACCCAGGATCTTCTTTTACTTCTAATATAACTCCCTTTGCCGGGCCCTCTGCAAACTTTAATCTAGTCTCTAAGTACCTTTGGGTTAGTCCAGCAAGTAATGCTAAAAGGTCTGCAACGCCTTCACCAGTCTTCGCAGAAACGGGAACTATTGCTACTGTTTTAGTGAAATCCTTTATTCTATCATAACGTTCAGCGCTAAAGCCTAAGTTGGCCAGTTGAGAAACTAAATTATAGACTAAGTTGTCTAAATAAACTTTAACATCGTTCCGTTGTTTCTCGATTGACGCTAAAAACGGTATATCATTAGTTGATTTCCATCCTGGTATTTTATCTATTTTATTAGCAGCTATGAGAAATGGAACTTTTCTTTCTCTTAGTATTTGTATTGACTCTATTGATTGCTTCTGTAGGCCTTCAGTTATATCAACAACTAGGATTGCAATATCCGCTACGCTTCCACCTCTTCTTCTCAAGTTTGAAAAATACTCATGACCGGGTGTATCAATAAATAATAATCCTGGTATCTGGAGTTTTATAGGTATTACCTTTTTAAGAGGTTCCGCTAATTTTTCAATTATATAA includes:
- the infB gene encoding translation initiation factor IF-2, translating into MKISNSEKRLRQPIVVVLGHVDHGKTTLLDKIRGTTVVKKEPGEMTQEVGASFVPSYIIEKLAEPLKKVIPIKLQIPGLLFIDTPGHEYFSNLRRRGGSVADIAILVVDITEGLQKQSIESIQILRERKVPFLIAANKIDKIPGWKSTNDIPFLASIEKQRNDVKVYLDNLVYNLVSQLANLGFSAERYDRIKDFTKTVAIVPVSAKTGEGVADLLALLAGLTQRYLETRLKFAEGPAKGVILEVKEDPGLGHTIDVIIYDGVLKKNDTIILGGINGIIITKVRGIFVPRPLQDMKLSKYDLTPIDEVYAAAGVKISAPNLEEALAGSPLYVIEDESKVEQYKQQIEEEIKEVRLYSDIDGIVLKADSLGTLEALISALQREGIPIRLADIGPISKRDVIEASIVAQRSKEYGIIAAFRVKLLQGIDTSGVKILYNEIIYQLIEDIKKHINEIREAEKRRTFDTLILPGKIKILPGYVFRRSDPVVVGIEVIGGVIRPKYPLIKEDGRRVGEVLQIQDNKKSLERATKGMEVAISIKGNVMIGRHVNEGDILYTDVPKEDLEILVSKYPSSITDDMREVIKEIIRIKRKEDPLYGLGLQI